TCGGCAAGTACTGGCCGATCGATGTTCACCTTATCGGTAAAGACATCCTAAGGTTCCACGCTGTTTACTGGCCGACCTTCCTGATGGCTGCGGGGTTGCCGCTCCCCAAAAAGGTCTTTGCCCACGGGTGGTGGACCATCGAAGGGCAAAAGATGAGCAAGTCCCTGCAGAATGTAGTGGAACCTAACCTGTTGATCGACAAGTACGGGGTGGATGCCATACGTTACTTTCTGCTGCGCGAGGTTCCCTTCGGTCTTGATGGCGATTTCTCGCATTCGGCACTGGTGCTCAGGATTAACTCCGATCTTGCCAATGATCTCGGCAATCTCCTGAATAGAACCACGGCGATGATCGTCAAGTACTTCGACGGCGTATTGCCGTCACCCAGCGAAAACCTGGAGATCGACACTACTTTCCGCGCACGGGCAGAATCAGCTATTCAGCAGGTAGATGCACACCTCGACGAACTGGCTTTCAGCAAGGCTCTGGCAACGATCTGGGAAGTGATCTCAGCGGGGAACAAATACATAGACGAAACAGCCCCCTGGTCCCTGGCTAAAGAGCCGGCAACAAGGGAGCGGCTGGCGACGGTCATGTATAATCTCGCCGAAGCTCAACGTATCGTGCATTTTCTGTTGAGTCCTTTTATGCCTTCATCTTCAGCCAAGGCGCTCCAGTTCTTGGGATGGCAGGGTGATGTTGATGAAACTGGGCTCGTCTGGGGCAAACTGCTTCCCGGCATATTGATTACCAAGGCGGAACCGCTTTTCCCGCGGATAGATACCAAGGAAAGCTAACCTGTAATCGGAGAGGGTCTGAGCTCTGAAGGGGCAATCAGAAAGAAAAGCCTGAACATCGTATACTTGTAGAACTCGCTGAACAGAAGACGGATACTGCCGCTATGGCCCCACCAGTCCGGAAGCAGGTTCCTGCTGTCCACAGGATGCGGATATATGGCAATATCCCGAGGAAGAACGGCCCGGAAGAACAACGTAGCCCGTTTCATGTGATAGCGAGAAGTTATCAGTTTTATGGATGTTATTTTGTTACCCAAGATCAACTCGCGTGAATAAAGGGCATTCTCGAGGGTATTTCTGGAGCTTTTCTCAAGTATGACCCTTTCGGAACTCCGCTCGCCAGGCCTGTCCTGATAAAGGTCCACTTTCCGTACCGAGGGATCGACGCCAACAAGGAGCAGCCAACCGGCCTTTCCGGCCTTGTAAAGCCGTACGCCTTCATCTACACGACCGAGGCCTCCGGTAAGGACTACTATGGCGTCGGTGTTGACATCGCGACCCTTCAACGAAAAGGTCTTATAAGTAAAATCAACAAAAAGAACAGCAGCAACTATCAGCAGAATGAGCAGCAGGAAAAAGACGCCTCGCATTATTAACAGCAACCGTTTCATCTGACTTCCCAATATACGTACAGTTAGCAGAACAGCGGAAAAAACACTTGAACTTCACCGTACAATCTGATAGAAAGTGAAGCTTAGTTTCCAAGAGGAGGTTTCATCATGTCCAAGGTATGCGAAATCTGCGGCAAAGGCCCCAGTTTCGGGAATAACGTCAGCCATGCAAACAACAAGACCCGCCGTATGTGGCACCCCAACCTGCAGAAGATCAAGGCAGTCCAGGATGGCAGCATCAAGAGCATTAAAGTATGCACCCGCTGCATCCGTTCAAACAAGGTCACCAAAGCCCTGTAAAAAGCGGGATTGACGTTGGAAATCTGCAAGCCGTAGCGCACCATGCGTGTCTACGGCTTTTTCATTTGCCGTCGCTAGCTCCGCTCAACCGCAATAACTTCTATCTCTATCTTGGCACCCCGAGGCAATGCACTGACCTGCACTGTTGACCTTGCCGGCGGCTCGCTGGAAAAACATCCACCATAAATCTCATTAACCACCGCAAAATCCGCCAAGTCAGTCAAAAATATCGTTGTTTTGACGACATCGTTGAAACCGAGACCGGCCGCCTCCAGTACTGCAGCAATATTTTGCATTACCTGGCTAGCCTGTTCAGCCGCACTAGTCCCCATAAGTTCCCCAGTGACAGGATCCAAAGGTATCTGCCCTGAGAAAAAGACAAAACCTCCGGCCTTTACCCCCTGAGAGTAAGGCCCAATCGCTTTGGGCGCCTTATCGGAAGAAACAATTTTTCTCATAGAATTACCTCACTCCACAACTTTACAGGCGTTCAACCTTGGTAACACCTTTGACCTGCATTATGTTTTTGATGACCCTGTTCAGGTGATCCAGATCGGTAACCTCGATTTCGAAGTTGTTAATCCCTCGCTTGTCAACTGTACTCTGGATATTGGCGCTTGAAATATTGGCCTCACAGTTGGTTATTGCCAGGGAAATATTTGCCAGAATCCCCTTTTCATCATGACAGGAAACTCTGATCTTTACCGGAAGTGCAGCCCGCCGGTCACGATTCCAGGCAATATCTATCCGCCTTTCCGGGTCGCTTTCTCTGGCCAGAGGACAATCAGCGGTATGCACCGTTACCCCTCGACCGCGGGTGATGAACCCGACAATATCGTCCCCAGGAACCGGATTACAGCATTTACCGAACCGGACCAGTACATCATCAACCCCGTTGATCTGAATGGCGCTTGATGATTTTCTGGTCAGTTTTTCAATGACCTTGCCAACCCGGCTTTCCTTACGCTCCTGTTGCTGCTCAAGCTTTTCCGCAGGGATGATTTTGCCGATCAACTGGTGGCTGGAAAGCTTGCCGTAACCGACAGCCGCCATCAGGTCGTCCTCGGCAACCAGACCGAAATCTACCGCCAGTTTCTTGATCTCTCCGGTCTTCAGCAGTTTTGAGAAGTTCAGTGAGTAGCGGCGAAACTCCTTGTCGCAGATTTCCCGGCCAAGGGTTATGCTCCGCTTGCGCTCTTCGGTCTTGATCCAGGCGCGGATCTTGTTCCGCGCGCGCGAGCTGCGGACGACCTTAAGCCAGTCCTTGCTGGGTGTGTGATGAGGCGATGTGACAACCTCGACAATATCGCCGGTCTTCAGTTCATGCTTGAGTGGGACCAGTTTGCCGTTGACCTTGGCACCGACGCAACGATGTCCAACATCGGTATGCACGCTATAGGCGAAATCTATCGGGGTCGAACCCTTGGGGAAACTCTTGACATCGCCTTTCGGGGTAAAGACATAAACCTCTTCCGGAAAGAGCTCAACCTTGACGGTATCCATAAACTCCCGTGAATCCTGGAGTTCCTGCTGCCATTCAAGCAGCTGCCGGAGCCAGGCAAAGCGCCGGACCTCTTTCTCATCGTACCCTTTCCCCTCTTTGTACTTCCAATGAGCGGCAATGCCGGCTTCGGCAACCCGGTGCATCTCAGTGGTACGGATCTGCACCTCCATTCGCTCCCCAAAAGGCCCGATGACCGTCGTATGTAGCGACTGGTACATGTTCCCCTTGGGCATGGCGATATAGTCCTTGAACCGACCGGGAACCGGTTTCCAGGTCGAGTGGATTATCCCCAGCACCTCATAGCATTCGCGAATGTCCTCCACCAGGACCCGCATTGCGATAAGATCATAGATTTCGTCGATATCGACACTGCGGTGCTCCATTTTCCGGTAGATCGAGTAGAGATGCTTACTCCGACCGGACACCTCGCCTTTGATCCCGTGTTCAGCCAATCGTGCTGAAATGACAGACCGGGCCTTCTCAACGTCCGACTCCCGCTCCTGCTTCTTCTTGGTCACCTTTGAAGCAAGATCGTAATAGACCTGGGTATTGAGATAGCGGAACGACAGATCCTCCAGCTCGCTCTTGATCCAGGAAATCCCCAGCCGGTTAGCTATGGGAGCGTAAATATCAAGCGTTTCCTTGGCAATGGAGCGCTGCTTGGTTTCAGGCTGATGCTGCAGAGTCCGCATGTTATGCAGACGGTCGGCCAGCTTTACCAGAATCACCCGGATATCGATGGCCATTGCCAGCAGCATCTTCCGAAAATTCTCTGCCTGGCTCTCTTCCTTTGTCTTGAAATGAATCTTGCCAATCTTGGTCACACCATCAACAAGGTTTGCCACCTCTTCGCCAAACATCTCTTTCAACTGCTCAAGAGTGGTCAAGGTGTCCTCAACGGTATCGTGGAGAAGCCCGGTAACCACAGTCGCCACATCGAGTTTGAGATCGGCAAGGATAGCCGCTACTTCCATGGGGTGAATAAGATAAGGCTCACCGGAAAGCCTGGTCTGTCCTTGGTGTACCTTTGCGCAATAGACATATGCCTTGCGAATAATATCCAGCTCTGCCGCCGGGTTATAGGCAAGGACTTTGTCCAATATGTCGTTAAGTCTGATCATAAATGCCGCGGCTTCGCCAAAAGTCCATCTGCTGCGTTACGCTCAATCTTCGTCACTGCGACGTAGCCTACGGCTACGACTCATTCCTCAGCTTTCGCAAGCCTTGCAGCTGGAGCTTTTTGCTGTGCCTTATGTTTCTGAAATTTGTTTTTAGATACAAAAAGAGGGCGGCACCTTTCGGTATCCGCCCTCGCATAAACCGGGACTAACGGCTGCGGCGGGTTTGCAACTCGTAACTCACTCTTCCAGAAGCAATCTCGCGCAATGACAGAACCACGTTCTTGTTGCCGCTCTTGTTCTCTATCAGAGGCCGTGCCCCTTTGTAAAGCTGCTTTACGCGCTTTGCAGCCAGCATAACCAGAAGAAACCTGTTGTCTACCCTCTCCAAACAATCTTCAACTGTAACTCTTGCCATATGAATCTCCTTTCAGATAAACCTTATATATCAAATTTCTCGCTGATCGACTCTAAGACCCTCAAGGTTCTGCTTCTTTCTGCAAGAATAACCGATTTCAGCTCTGTGAGCGCCTGGCTAAAGTCATCGTTGACGATAATGTAATCGTACCAGCGCGATTCCTTTATTTCTGCAGCAGCATTCAGTATCCGCCGCTCAATTACCGCCTCAGAATCTGAATTGCGCCGGTCAAGCCGTCTTCGCAGTTCATGAAAACTGGGAGGTAAGATGAAGATAAAAACCCCGCCGGAATATTTCTGCTTCAGGAGATGAGCCCCCTGGCAATCAATATCCAGGATCACATCGATATTGCTCTTCCGGTACTCGTCAAGGGTACTGATGGCTGTGCCGTAAAGATTCCCGTGAACCTCAGCCCACTCTGCAAACTCACCAGAGTCAACCATGCGGCGGAACTCTTCACTGCTTACAAAAAAATAATCCCGGCCATGTACCTCGCCGGGACGGGCCTGCCGTGTAGTGTAGCTGACAGAATGCCGCAGCCCCGGGAAAATGTCAATTACTTCCTTGCAAAGTGAGGTCTTCCCGGCGCCTGACGGTGCAGAGATTATAAACAGGATGCCTTCGCGTTTCATGATAACCCCAGAGTTTTACTCGATATTCTGCACCTGCTCACGGATCTTTTCCAGCTCAGACTTTAACGCCACCACCTGTGCCGCAATACCAGCATCATTGGCCTTTGAACCAACTGTATTAACCTCACGATTCAGCTCCTGAAGCAGGAAATCAAGCTTCCGGCCGACTGGTTCAGCGGAATCGAAAGCAGACCGGAACTGGGCAAGATGACTCTTGAATCTTACCAGCTCTTCGGTTATGTCGCAACGATCAGCCATCAAGGCAATCTCCTGGGCAATGCGGGCATCGTCCAGAGGCTGGCCTGCCAGAAGCTGGGCCACCCGCTCCTTTAAGCGTGCAGCATTCTCGGTAACGACGGCAGGAGCCCGTTCTGCCACCGCTGCCATAAACGACTCCAAAGCTGATACCCTTTGCGTTATATCTTCAAGCAGTGCAGCGCCCTCTTTCTCCCTCATCAGATCAAAGGAATCAACTGCCCCCTTTACAACCGCAAACAGATCACCGGCCAGCTCATCGATCTGCAGGTTATCGTCAGCTCCTGCCAGCACATCCTTCTGTGCCGCAATTAAAGCAAGGGTAATTGGATCTCCTAACCCAAGAGCCTCTTGCAGCGAAACAAATGACTTGTGATAAGCCTTGGCAAGGGGGATGTTAAGAAGCGGTTGGGCGCCGACTGACCCCGTCATCTCATGCTTTACAAATACCTCTATCTTCCCCCTCTTGATACGGGATAATACCTGGCGGCGAACTTCGTGTTCCATTGCCAGAAAATGTCGAGGCATTTTGACGGAAATTTCACCGTAGCGATGATTAACCGAGCGGATCTCTACGATAATGCGTCCAGC
This window of the Geoanaerobacter pelophilus genome carries:
- a CDS encoding YicC/YloC family endoribonuclease; this encodes MIKSMTGYGKAERETSAGRIIVEIRSVNHRYGEISVKMPRHFLAMEHEVRRQVLSRIKRGKIEVFVKHEMTGSVGAQPLLNIPLAKAYHKSFVSLQEALGLGDPITLALIAAQKDVLAGADDNLQIDELAGDLFAVVKGAVDSFDLMREKEGAALLEDITQRVSALESFMAAVAERAPAVVTENAARLKERVAQLLAGQPLDDARIAQEIALMADRCDITEELVRFKSHLAQFRSAFDSAEPVGRKLDFLLQELNREVNTVGSKANDAGIAAQVVALKSELEKIREQVQNIE
- a CDS encoding RidA family protein, encoding MRKIVSSDKAPKAIGPYSQGVKAGGFVFFSGQIPLDPVTGELMGTSAAEQASQVMQNIAAVLEAAGLGFNDVVKTTIFLTDLADFAVVNEIYGGCFSSEPPARSTVQVSALPRGAKIEIEVIAVERS
- the gmk gene encoding guanylate kinase, with the translated sequence MKREGILFIISAPSGAGKTSLCKEVIDIFPGLRHSVSYTTRQARPGEVHGRDYFFVSSEEFRRMVDSGEFAEWAEVHGNLYGTAISTLDEYRKSNIDVILDIDCQGAHLLKQKYSGGVFIFILPPSFHELRRRLDRRNSDSEAVIERRILNAAAEIKESRWYDYIIVNDDFSQALTELKSVILAERSRTLRVLESISEKFDI
- the rpmB gene encoding 50S ribosomal protein L28; translated protein: MSKVCEICGKGPSFGNNVSHANNKTRRMWHPNLQKIKAVQDGSIKSIKVCTRCIRSNKVTKAL
- a CDS encoding RelA/SpoT family protein, which codes for MIRLNDILDKVLAYNPAAELDIIRKAYVYCAKVHQGQTRLSGEPYLIHPMEVAAILADLKLDVATVVTGLLHDTVEDTLTTLEQLKEMFGEEVANLVDGVTKIGKIHFKTKEESQAENFRKMLLAMAIDIRVILVKLADRLHNMRTLQHQPETKQRSIAKETLDIYAPIANRLGISWIKSELEDLSFRYLNTQVYYDLASKVTKKKQERESDVEKARSVISARLAEHGIKGEVSGRSKHLYSIYRKMEHRSVDIDEIYDLIAMRVLVEDIRECYEVLGIIHSTWKPVPGRFKDYIAMPKGNMYQSLHTTVIGPFGERMEVQIRTTEMHRVAEAGIAAHWKYKEGKGYDEKEVRRFAWLRQLLEWQQELQDSREFMDTVKVELFPEEVYVFTPKGDVKSFPKGSTPIDFAYSVHTDVGHRCVGAKVNGKLVPLKHELKTGDIVEVVTSPHHTPSKDWLKVVRSSRARNKIRAWIKTEERKRSITLGREICDKEFRRYSLNFSKLLKTGEIKKLAVDFGLVAEDDLMAAVGYGKLSSHQLIGKIIPAEKLEQQQERKESRVGKVIEKLTRKSSSAIQINGVDDVLVRFGKCCNPVPGDDIVGFITRGRGVTVHTADCPLARESDPERRIDIAWNRDRRAALPVKIRVSCHDEKGILANISLAITNCEANISSANIQSTVDKRGINNFEIEVTDLDHLNRVIKNIMQVKGVTKVERL
- a CDS encoding YdcF family protein; this translates as MKRLLLIMRGVFFLLLILLIVAAVLFVDFTYKTFSLKGRDVNTDAIVVLTGGLGRVDEGVRLYKAGKAGWLLLVGVDPSVRKVDLYQDRPGERSSERVILEKSSRNTLENALYSRELILGNKITSIKLITSRYHMKRATLFFRAVLPRDIAIYPHPVDSRNLLPDWWGHSGSIRLLFSEFYKYTMFRLFFLIAPSELRPSPITG
- the metG gene encoding methionine--tRNA ligase — protein: MKPTYYVSTPIYYVNDVPHIGHAYTTLAADVIARYKRLKGFDVFFLTGSDEHGQKVEKAATASGETPLELADRVVKRFQALWDKLGIEYTDFIRTTQERHKQGVSQIFSKILEQGDIYLSEYEDWYCTPCETFWTETQLIDSNCPDCNRPVEKLKEESYFFRMSKYQEQLLAHIEANPDFIQPRSKRNEIVSFLKEGLRDLSVSRTSFSWGIPVPGNERHVIYVWFDALTNYITALGYPDESGNFGKYWPIDVHLIGKDILRFHAVYWPTFLMAAGLPLPKKVFAHGWWTIEGQKMSKSLQNVVEPNLLIDKYGVDAIRYFLLREVPFGLDGDFSHSALVLRINSDLANDLGNLLNRTTAMIVKYFDGVLPSPSENLEIDTTFRARAESAIQQVDAHLDELAFSKALATIWEVISAGNKYIDETAPWSLAKEPATRERLATVMYNLAEAQRIVHFLLSPFMPSSSAKALQFLGWQGDVDETGLVWGKLLPGILITKAEPLFPRIDTKES
- the rpoZ gene encoding DNA-directed RNA polymerase subunit omega, whose product is MARVTVEDCLERVDNRFLLVMLAAKRVKQLYKGARPLIENKSGNKNVVLSLREIASGRVSYELQTRRSR